CGGCGCCGGGAAGGCGAGGTCGATGTCCCGGGACGGCAGCAGGACCCGGACGTCGATCTTGGCCGGATTCAGTTGCCCCGCGTGGATCTGACGCAGGGGTTCGCCGATCGCGGCGGTCAGCGAGACCGCCGTCAGACACAGCGCGTCGACCTCGACATGCTCGGCGGCGAACGCCTGGGTGATACGGGGCGGAAGGCCGACCATCGAGGGCTGCGGCACCGCCCCGGGCCCGACCGGGGGGCCGGCCGCACCGGGCCGCACGGCGACCGTCGCCGGGCTTCCCTTCGAGACGTTGGTGAGGAGCTGCTCGGACTGCAGAATCCGCAGCGCCTGGCGTACGGCACCCCGCTCGACGCCGAACTCGTCCGCCAGCTTGGCCTGGGTGGGCATGCGCTGACCCGGCCGCAGCACCCCGGTTCTGATCCGGGCGCGCAGCTCGTCGGCCACCTCGCGGTGTGACCGCTGCGGCCGCTCCGCCCCCCTCCGCGCAGTGACGGAGGCATTTTCCGGGTCCACGTCCGCACAGTACAACTTCCCGCCATCTTTGGGCAGTTCAAAGAGAGATGGTTATAGGACGCTTCCAAGCGGACATAAGTACAGTGAAGTTGGCAGCCAACTTCAGCAACATGGTCAAACTTTCAGATGGTTGGCCGGTGGGTTCCCTTCCGGAGGGGAGCCGGGAGCCCGAACGGTCGGCACCGACGTACAGCCACAACTGAACATCGCCCGCACAGCCACAACTGAACAGACAGAGCAGGACCGCACAGCCACAACTGAACAGCTACGGATACACGGACACACAGACACACGGGTACACGGACACACGAGTACCCAGACCCTCCGCCCGACCGAAAGGAGCCGTCAGAACATGTCCGGGCACCAAGGTCGCCCGGACGTGCGCAGCAGGGCGTCGGCCCCTCGGGCGGCGCCCGCTCGTTCTTCCCGGAGCCGGCCCAGCGCCGCCAGCCGCCCCGCCGACTCGTCGCCCAGCCACAGCGTCGCCAACTCGGCGACGCCCAGGGTGAGGTCGGCGCTGCGGGTGGTCGGCGTACAGGAGGCGCCGTCGGGGGTCGCGTCCAGCAGGAAGCGGCCTCCGGCCAGACCGGCCGGGTCCACGACCTCCAGGACCAACGAGCCCTCCGCGTCGTACGTACGCGCCTGAAGGGCCTGTACGACGTCCAGGATCCGCACCCACAGCCAGTCCGCCTGCGTGCTGATGCTCGCCGCGCGCGGGTCGGGCAACAGGAGCGGGACCAGGTCGTCCGGGGCCCGCCAACCCGTCTTGACCTGTGTGATCCAGTCGATGGAGCAGAGGTAGCGCCACAGGGCGCGCTCGGCGGCCGGGGTCACCGCGAGCAGCCAGTTCACGGACGCCGTGTTCCGCGGCTGCTTGGCGGCGCTCCACGTCTCGTCGGCCGCGTACGACACCAGTCCCTCCACCGTGCCGTCCGCCGAGCGGTACACCGCGTAGAAGGGTTCGGTCCAGGGGTTGCCGCCCGGCCGCAGCAGGCCGGTGTCCGCGGCCCACCAGTGCTCGTCCCGGCTGACCGCGCCGGGCTGGGCGAGCCGCAGCCGCTCATGGAGCTCGGGACCGGCCTTGCGGACCTCCTCGGCGTCGGCGAGGTCGATCCGGCCGCCGTCCTCCGGGCCCGACCGGCGCGGGTCGAGGCCGGCCCGGGGTACGTCGATCGTCCACTCGGTCATCGTGGTGGCCGGGCCGAAGCCGTACCGTCCGTAGATCCGGTACTCGGCGGCGATGAGGGTGGCGACGACGTCTCCGCGGTCCTTCGCGGCCGTCAGGTCGTCGCTGATCAGACGGGTGAGGAGACCGCGGCGGCGGTGGGTGGCCGACACGGCGACGTTGGAGATGGCGTCGGCGGGGACGGGGGCGCCGCCCACCGCCGTGAGCTCCTGGGCGAACGAGCGGAACGTCGCCACACACCGGCCCGCGTCGAAGGCGCCCGAGGTTCGGGAGTCCGCGATCGTGGTGCGGCGGTCGGCGAGGGCCTGGTCGGTGACGGTGGGCGGACGCAGGAAGCCCGTGTTGAGGGCGCGTGTCCAGTCGGGAAGCTCGGCGTCGGTGATCGGGCGTATGTCGGTCATACGATCACCGTATGCAGGTGGGGGCGGGTGGGCGGGGGATTTTTTCGGCCCCGCACACCCGCCCGTACCGCCCCCGCCCGCTCCCGCTACCGCTCCCTGAGTCACACCAGCAGGTCCTCCACCTGCGCCTCGCCCTCCCGGTACCGTCGCGTGACCTCCGCGCCCGACTCGTCGGCCGTCCGCTGGAGTCGCTGGCGGCTGCTGGAGACCTGCTGTTCGTAGCGCACGAGGCGGGCCATCGCCTCGTGGAGTTCGAGGTCGGTGCGGGCGTCGAGGTCGGAGAGTTCGACGTCGGCGAGCATGTCGGCGGCCAGCCGGCGGTACTCCTCGCTGTGCGGGGTGCCCAGCGTGACGTGCCGGGCCGAGGAGCGGTGGCCGGACGGGGCGTCGGTGAGGATCTCCGACAGCCGGTCGACCACGGACGCCGCACCCGTCGGGGACCGCCGGGCCAGCTCCGCGCGCAGGATGTCGATACGGCCCTGGAGCAGCCGTCGTACGTAGCTCAGGTCGGCCTCGTCGCGCTGGGCGTCCCGGCGCAGGGTGCGCAGCTCGGGCAGGCTCAGCCGGGGCAGGTCGTGCTCCGGTGGTTCCGTGGGCAGCACGGGGCTGTCGCTGCGCTGTGCCGGCGGCCGCTGT
The Streptomyces sp. NBC_01485 genome window above contains:
- a CDS encoding RsiG family protein produces the protein MSTPSTGRPATQRPPAQRSDSPVLPTEPPEHDLPRLSLPELRTLRRDAQRDEADLSYVRRLLQGRIDILRAELARRSPTGAASVVDRLSEILTDAPSGHRSSARHVTLGTPHSEEYRRLAADMLADVELSDLDARTDLELHEAMARLVRYEQQVSSSRQRLQRTADESGAEVTRRYREGEAQVEDLLV
- a CDS encoding GNAT family N-acetyltransferase; the protein is MTDIRPITDAELPDWTRALNTGFLRPPTVTDQALADRRTTIADSRTSGAFDAGRCVATFRSFAQELTAVGGAPVPADAISNVAVSATHRRRGLLTRLISDDLTAAKDRGDVVATLIAAEYRIYGRYGFGPATTMTEWTIDVPRAGLDPRRSGPEDGGRIDLADAEEVRKAGPELHERLRLAQPGAVSRDEHWWAADTGLLRPGGNPWTEPFYAVYRSADGTVEGLVSYAADETWSAAKQPRNTASVNWLLAVTPAAERALWRYLCSIDWITQVKTGWRAPDDLVPLLLPDPRAASISTQADWLWVRILDVVQALQARTYDAEGSLVLEVVDPAGLAGGRFLLDATPDGASCTPTTRSADLTLGVAELATLWLGDESAGRLAALGRLREERAGAARGADALLRTSGRPWCPDMF
- a CDS encoding winged helix-turn-helix domain-containing protein, which produces MDPENASVTARRGAERPQRSHREVADELRARIRTGVLRPGQRMPTQAKLADEFGVERGAVRQALRILQSEQLLTNVSKGSPATVAVRPGAAGPPVGPGAVPQPSMVGLPPRITQAFAAEHVEVDALCLTAVSLTAAIGEPLRQIHAGQLNPAKIDVRVLLPSRDIDLAFPAPVDISETGRLQRRWLAHRNAQGQVLRHNLLTLRATHGIDVHVTFRALPFTPPVKLYLLNRTEALFAYYTVQRGEQTIDQEHLEMYDAEGTRSVLFAFEQGAGPRDTTFVRQSRLWFDALWETISSELVLTS